The nucleotide window GAGCTGATCAACGCGCTCTTCCTTCGATGGGATGTCTACAATGTGAAAACGGTGTTGCGCGGGAAGCGGGTTGCCGCGCCGGTCGAAGAAATCCTGGCGACGACGCTTCCGGTCGGGATCCTGGACGACATGGCTGTGGCCGAACTTGCACGAGCGCCGACCATGCAAGCCGCGGCTCATCTGCTGGAGACGTGGCGACTTCCACTCGCCCGTCCGGTCAGAACCGGACTGAACCTGCTCGGAGAGGCCGACGCGCTGCAGCCGCTTGAGTCTGAGCTGGATCGGTTCGCTGTTATGAGCACAGCCCGACTGGCCGGTGACGGCGATGACAAAGCCCGAATCGTGGGGGACTATCTCCGGTTTCTCGCGGATAAGGTCAATATTCTGACCGCGCTCCGCTACCTGGCCGAACGCAGTGCTCTTTCTCCGGTAGAGGCCCGCCGCCATTTCGTCAAGGGAGGGGGACGGTTCACTCGATCCGACTACGAGGCGGTTGTGGACGCTCGAGATCTGCACGATGGACTCGCCCGGCTCACGGCAACCCCCTACGGGTGGCTTGCCGACGTATTTCCGGAAAGCGACACCATTGCTCTTCCGCTTGTGGAGAGACACTTGGACAGCGCGGGCATGCGCAAAGCCGTAGGCCTCGCTCGGCCGGATCCATTGGGGATCGGTCAGGCGATCTCGTATATCGAGCAGAAGACGAACGAGGTCCGTAATCTCCGGATGATCCTCCGAGGGAAGGCATTGGGAATGCAAAAGGAACAAATCGCGGAATGGCTGATCCTATGGCCCGTCTGGTCGTCGTGACTGATCCCGACACAGCGCTGGGTTTTCGATTGGCTGGTGTCGAAGTGAGTGAGGTGAGCGCCAAGAAAGAGGCAGCAGAGCGATTGCTTGCGTTCCTTCGAACGAAGGAGGCAGGAATCGTAATCTATAACGAGGAGTACCGGATGGGGCTTCCGGAGAAGAGCCAGATCGAGCTGGAGGAAAGCGTGAGCCCGGTCTTCTTTGGAATCCGAGTCTCTCAGGCCGAGCGAGTGGGGGAACCCCGAGAGCAATACCTCGCCCGTCTCCTCCGACGAGCCATCGGGTATCAACTGAAAATCAAGCGATGAGCGGAACCATCATTAAGATCTCCGGCCCAACCGTCGTCGCACGGGGAATGGAACAAACCCGCATGTTCAATCGTGTCGCGGTCGGGAAGACAGGATTGCTCGGGGAGGTGATTCGTCTTGGCGGAGGGGAAGCGACGATTCAAGTGTATGAAGACACCACGGGACTGATGCTCGGCGAGGAGGTGGCCGATGCGGGAGAGCCCCTCCAAGTGGAGCTCGGTCCTGGCCTCCTCGGCTCCATCTTTGATGGGGTCCAGCGTCCATTGAACGTGATCGCGACCCGGCTGGGTGACTGGATTGCGCGTGGGGTCACCTTGCCGGCCCTGTCCAGAGAACGACGATGGGCGTTCACTCCAACAGTCCGTCCCGGGACGGCAGTCGTCGGTGGAACGTGCGTGGGAGTCGTTCAAGAGACCGTGAAGGTCGAACATCGCATTTTGGTCCCGCCGAGATGGTCCGGGACGCTCTCCAAGATTCAGGCAGGCACCTTTACCATCGAGGAGCCGATTGCCTGGCTCGATGGGGACCGTTCATTGACTCTGTTGCAGCGCTGGCCGGTGCGGGCTTCTCGTCCTGTCACCGAACGGCTCCCTCCGAACGTACCGTTCATTACCGGCCAGCGGGTTTTCGACATGCTCTTCCCCATCGCCTCCGGCGGAACCGTGATTGTGCCCGGGGGATTCGGAACTGGGAAGACCGTGGTCGAGCAAACGCTCGCCAAGTATGCGCAGGCCGATATCATCATTTACATAGGCTGTGGGGAACGGGGCAACGAAATGACCGAAGTGCTGACCGAGTTTCCACACCTGAACGATCCCGGCACCGGCTTGCCGCTCATGGAGCGCACCGTCCTCGTCATCAATACCTCGAACATGCCGGTGGCGGCCCGAGAGACCTCGATCTACACGGGGATCACCATGGCGGAATACTACCGCGACATGGGCTATGCCGTAGCCCTGATGGCAGACAGCACGTCACGCTGGGCGGAGGCGACCCGTGAGATTTCGGCCAGGTTGGAAGAGATGCCGGGTGAGGAAGGGTATCCCACCTACTTGGGCACCAAACTGGCCGGATTTTATGAACGTGGTGGCCGGGTCCGCTGTCTGGGACAGACAGACCTTCAGGGGTCGGTGACGATCGTCTCCGCCATCTCTCCACCGGGTGGAGATTTTTCAGAGCCCGTGACGCAAAGCTCGATGCAAGTGACCGGGGGGCTCTGGGCGTTGGACTCGGATCTGGCGCATCGCCGCCATTTCCCTGCGATCAAT belongs to Nitrospira sp. and includes:
- a CDS encoding V-type ATP synthase subunit F → MADPMARLVVVTDPDTALGFRLAGVEVSEVSAKKEAAERLLAFLRTKEAGIVIYNEEYRMGLPEKSQIELEESVSPVFFGIRVSQAERVGEPREQYLARLLRRAIGYQLKIKR
- a CDS encoding V-type ATPase subunit; its protein translation is MADYAYTNARIRAMEGRLLSRRQYESLLGQERLDTLVQALKSSSYARTVEQTLTALNLAQLSQTIIRIDEALRRDLMQNLSALRRFFSDRSRELINALFLRWDVYNVKTVLRGKRVAAPVEEILATTLPVGILDDMAVAELARAPTMQAAAHLLETWRLPLARPVRTGLNLLGEADALQPLESELDRFAVMSTARLAGDGDDKARIVGDYLRFLADKVNILTALRYLAERSALSPVEARRHFVKGGGRFTRSDYEAVVDARDLHDGLARLTATPYGWLADVFPESDTIALPLVERHLDSAGMRKAVGLARPDPLGIGQAISYIEQKTNEVRNLRMILRGKALGMQKEQIAEWLILWPVWSS
- a CDS encoding V-type ATP synthase subunit A — protein: MSGTIIKISGPTVVARGMEQTRMFNRVAVGKTGLLGEVIRLGGGEATIQVYEDTTGLMLGEEVADAGEPLQVELGPGLLGSIFDGVQRPLNVIATRLGDWIARGVTLPALSRERRWAFTPTVRPGTAVVGGTCVGVVQETVKVEHRILVPPRWSGTLSKIQAGTFTIEEPIAWLDGDRSLTLLQRWPVRASRPVTERLPPNVPFITGQRVFDMLFPIASGGTVIVPGGFGTGKTVVEQTLAKYAQADIIIYIGCGERGNEMTEVLTEFPHLNDPGTGLPLMERTVLVINTSNMPVAARETSIYTGITMAEYYRDMGYAVALMADSTSRWAEATREISARLEEMPGEEGYPTYLGTKLAGFYERGGRVRCLGQTDLQGSVTIVSAISPPGGDFSEPVTQSSMQVTGGLWALDSDLAHRRHFPAINWKRSFSLYSTPLDPWFQTKIAPDWPQLRAELAGLLQKEEELQEIVQLVGIDALQDPERILLEVSSLVREEYLRQNAYSDIDAACPLAKQYWMLKAQLEFLRYCQALLKQGRRIEQLLASSFRSELERMKETPPDGCIQQAQTMIGKMQQELET